In Risungbinella massiliensis, a single window of DNA contains:
- the pglZ gene encoding BREX-3 system phosphatase PglZ, producing the protein MINWRDEILKHFVEPIPSLLIVSDPDHLLLEKKILDQLLERKLEILEYKDPIRFRYLFESTFRDRLNNGSVTLIVHVEDESVQHLPYDLLQIGEIVELRLSNLFPKMSLSVIKQLTFEQLDALFTVYGQYQGSISVTDTCDFLLRKFFKGSGYQEIETKEDLMEFLFKKHYEEIIYPNSIVNFVVEQLQKKASLAPFPLKELVSSASYFYFYVQKEWKQLVQSTSANPQLAREIGINSGDPYTYFHLPSVKAVLDNLFMEGKLFKLTGVPSPSLPKWMRVGIQTDIGFEQKEQLTHFTKKLEAHLQEEITYKNWIKIAQTYGEWKHVFLSLGSSLDDELVTQLKQLEIQVDHRFQQWMCSDFHSIVRLPFLPNPVMVHHIPHYLQMKKKKEKIALIVLDGMSFVQWGQIKQVLSQTFHLEERGVFAWVPTITSVSRQAIFAGEPPFYFPDSIHTTHKEEQKWKSFWENQQISRMHITYEKGLGQGRYDRNRIRALEKPNTRIAGLVVDTIDQFSHGTIQGLQGIQEEISLWLRNRYLVQLIADLLAADFDVYIASDHGNKESVGIGKVLEGVLAETRGERVRIYQEESLRNRAAENYPSIRWNDVALPKNRHVLLAKSGQAFIIKDQVVVSHGGISLEEVVVPFVRVAPKADI; encoded by the coding sequence TTGATCAATTGGAGAGATGAGATCTTAAAGCACTTTGTTGAACCAATTCCTTCCCTACTGATCGTTTCTGATCCTGATCATTTACTTTTGGAAAAAAAGATTTTGGATCAGTTATTAGAGAGAAAACTAGAGATTCTAGAATACAAAGATCCGATTCGTTTTCGGTACTTATTTGAATCAACTTTCCGTGATCGTTTAAACAACGGTTCAGTTACCCTGATTGTTCATGTGGAGGATGAATCCGTGCAACATCTCCCATATGATCTATTACAAATCGGAGAGATTGTTGAACTTCGTCTATCCAACTTGTTTCCCAAGATGTCACTCTCTGTGATTAAGCAATTAACCTTTGAACAGTTAGATGCCTTGTTTACTGTCTACGGACAGTATCAAGGCTCTATTTCCGTTACGGATACTTGTGATTTTTTATTGAGGAAGTTTTTCAAAGGAAGTGGTTACCAAGAGATCGAAACAAAAGAGGATTTAATGGAGTTTTTATTTAAAAAGCATTATGAAGAGATCATATATCCTAATTCCATTGTGAATTTTGTAGTGGAGCAACTACAAAAGAAAGCTTCGCTCGCTCCTTTTCCGTTAAAGGAGCTGGTTTCTTCTGCATCATATTTTTATTTCTATGTGCAGAAGGAATGGAAACAATTGGTTCAGTCTACTTCTGCTAACCCTCAGCTAGCAAGAGAAATAGGGATCAACTCAGGAGATCCCTATACTTATTTCCATTTACCAAGTGTAAAAGCGGTATTGGATAATTTATTTATGGAGGGGAAGCTGTTTAAATTAACAGGTGTACCATCTCCATCTCTTCCGAAATGGATGCGAGTAGGAATACAGACCGATATAGGATTTGAACAGAAAGAGCAACTTACCCATTTCACTAAGAAATTAGAAGCGCATTTACAAGAGGAGATTACTTATAAAAACTGGATAAAAATAGCCCAGACATATGGAGAGTGGAAACATGTTTTTCTTTCGTTGGGGTCTTCTCTTGATGATGAATTAGTGACACAGCTGAAACAACTGGAAATACAGGTTGATCATCGATTCCAACAGTGGATGTGTAGTGATTTCCATAGTATCGTCCGGCTTCCCTTTTTACCTAACCCTGTTATGGTTCATCATATCCCTCACTATCTACAAATGAAGAAAAAGAAAGAGAAAATAGCTTTGATAGTATTGGACGGAATGAGTTTTGTTCAATGGGGACAAATCAAGCAGGTACTATCTCAGACCTTTCACTTGGAAGAACGTGGGGTGTTTGCTTGGGTACCAACGATTACGTCTGTTTCTCGACAAGCGATTTTTGCAGGAGAACCTCCTTTTTATTTCCCAGATTCTATTCATACGACACATAAAGAAGAGCAGAAATGGAAAAGTTTTTGGGAAAATCAACAGATTTCTCGTATGCACATAACTTATGAGAAAGGGTTAGGGCAAGGGAGATATGATCGTAATCGGATTCGGGCTCTAGAAAAACCAAATACTCGTATTGCAGGATTAGTGGTTGATACAATCGATCAGTTTAGTCATGGAACCATTCAAGGATTACAGGGGATTCAAGAAGAAATATCATTATGGCTAAGAAACAGATATTTAGTACAACTTATAGCAGACTTACTGGCAGCCGATTTTGATGTGTATATTGCTTCAGATCATGGCAATAAAGAAAGTGTTGGTATTGGTAAAGTGTTAGAAGGAGTGCTAGCAGAAACAAGGGGAGAGCGAGTCAGGATTTATCAAGAGGAGTCATTACGAAACCGTGCCGCAGAGAATTATCCTTCTATTCGCTGGAATGATGTGGCACTACCAAAAAATCGCCATGTCCTATTGGCAAAAAGTGGACAAGCCTTTATTATAAAAGATCAAGTAGTGGTAAGCCACGGAGGGATCAGTTTAGAAGAAGTCGTCGTACCATTTGTACGCGTGGCTCCCAAAGCAGATATATAA
- a CDS encoding DNA methyltransferase — translation MSDQQFLSFQQKAAEPVTCLGMTFENDEARRAYFTEELRKQLPELRKIEGFPIGEDEDILALSDPPYYTACPNPFIPLIMKEWEEEKKKLYGEEEEEYHREPFAADVSEGKNDPIYNAHSYHTKVPHKAIMRYILHYTNPGDTVFDGFCGTGMTGVAAQLCGDHTVVESLGYQVLDDGTILDEDGKRFSKLGARKAVLNDLSPVATFIAYNYNTPVDVEAFRQKAERILEEVEKECGWMYETQHVVDGVPQVDVDGKPVMGKINYMVWSDVFVCPDCSEELVFSDVAVDKELGKVHDSFECSNCGSQLTKRKLERAWTTYYDSRLSKTISQVKQTPVLINYVVGKKKYEKLLDSNDISRIKKIDESEIPYWYPTNRMIEGGESRRNDRTGITHVHHFYSKRNLWILSAIRSKCDLPQLLLLFNSQLINVSKLNRYRPGVSFPYNPLSGTLYIGSQISEANVLIAYKNKLIKLIQAFKNVHQNTLISTMSTTNRVSVNADYIFLDPPFGANLMYSELNFLWESWLTASTNNEQEAIENKVQGKTLNDYRKLMTKCFSEAYSVLKPGRWMTVEFSNSQASVWNTIQQALQEVGFIVAHVAALDKKQGSFKAVTTTTAVKQDLVISAYKPTEQMTNNLTSSVGSGESAWEFVKGHLAQLATFIGKKGEAAVDVERTPRILFDRMVAYHVRNAYPVPVSSAEFQEQIAQRFPMLDGMVFLDTQVAEYNKKRILVKEFTQLNLFVSDENSAIEWLRQQLMKKPQTYQELHPNFMKEIQHIDKHEALPELIDLLNQNFLRYEGDGDIPDQIHSYLNRNFRSLEKDDPKRVEKAMDRWYVPDPNKQADLEKLREKALLREFNTYLEELEKNKRKMKVFRTEAIRAGFKKAWSEKNYETIVKVGDRLPEKIINEDDKLLMYFNNAQVRLGL, via the coding sequence TTGTCTGATCAACAATTTCTGTCTTTCCAACAGAAAGCAGCAGAACCAGTAACCTGCTTAGGAATGACATTTGAAAATGATGAAGCTCGTCGTGCTTACTTTACCGAAGAGCTACGTAAACAACTACCTGAGCTAAGAAAGATAGAGGGTTTTCCGATTGGCGAGGATGAAGATATCCTCGCTCTCTCCGATCCTCCTTACTACACAGCATGTCCAAACCCATTTATCCCACTGATCATGAAAGAATGGGAAGAGGAAAAGAAAAAGCTATATGGGGAAGAGGAAGAAGAATATCATCGGGAACCATTTGCAGCGGATGTATCTGAGGGGAAAAACGATCCGATCTATAATGCACACTCTTATCATACCAAGGTGCCACATAAAGCAATTATGAGATATATCCTGCACTACACGAATCCAGGAGATACTGTATTTGATGGATTTTGTGGGACAGGGATGACAGGTGTGGCTGCGCAGCTATGTGGAGATCACACAGTTGTAGAGAGTTTGGGCTATCAAGTGTTGGATGATGGTACGATTTTGGATGAGGATGGGAAACGATTTTCTAAGCTAGGAGCGAGAAAAGCAGTACTCAATGATCTTTCCCCTGTCGCAACATTTATTGCTTATAACTACAATACTCCAGTAGATGTGGAAGCTTTTCGTCAAAAAGCAGAACGGATTTTGGAAGAAGTAGAAAAAGAATGTGGATGGATGTATGAAACCCAACATGTAGTAGATGGGGTTCCACAGGTTGATGTAGATGGAAAGCCTGTTATGGGGAAAATTAACTACATGGTATGGAGTGATGTTTTTGTTTGTCCTGACTGTAGCGAGGAATTAGTTTTTTCGGATGTGGCTGTAGATAAAGAGCTAGGTAAAGTTCATGATTCGTTTGAATGTTCAAATTGTGGTTCGCAGTTAACTAAACGTAAATTAGAACGAGCATGGACGACTTATTATGATTCGAGGTTAAGCAAAACAATTAGCCAAGTAAAACAGACTCCAGTTTTAATCAATTATGTAGTTGGTAAAAAGAAATATGAAAAACTATTAGATAGCAATGATATTAGTAGAATCAAAAAGATTGATGAAAGTGAAATACCTTATTGGTATCCAACAAATCGAATGATTGAAGGAGGAGAATCTCGTCGGAATGATCGTACAGGCATCACACATGTACATCACTTTTATAGTAAAAGAAATCTATGGATTCTAAGTGCAATTCGTTCCAAATGTGATTTGCCCCAACTACTGCTATTATTTAACTCACAACTAATTAATGTAAGTAAACTTAACCGTTATAGACCAGGTGTTTCTTTCCCCTATAATCCTTTAAGTGGAACTTTGTATATTGGATCACAAATTTCAGAAGCAAATGTTTTAATTGCTTACAAGAATAAGTTAATTAAGTTAATTCAGGCTTTTAAAAATGTACATCAAAATACTTTGATTAGTACAATGTCGACAACAAATAGAGTTAGTGTAAATGCGGATTATATTTTTCTAGACCCGCCATTCGGAGCAAACTTAATGTATTCTGAACTTAACTTTTTATGGGAATCGTGGCTTACAGCCTCTACCAATAATGAACAAGAAGCTATCGAAAACAAAGTGCAAGGAAAAACACTTAACGATTATAGAAAACTTATGACCAAATGTTTTAGTGAGGCTTATAGTGTACTAAAGCCTGGACGTTGGATGACGGTTGAATTCTCTAATTCCCAAGCAAGTGTTTGGAACACTATTCAACAAGCACTACAGGAGGTAGGTTTTATTGTTGCACATGTAGCAGCTCTAGATAAGAAACAAGGAAGTTTTAAAGCTGTTACCACTACCACTGCTGTAAAGCAAGATCTTGTTATTTCTGCATATAAACCAACTGAACAGATGACTAACAATCTTACTAGCTCTGTTGGATCTGGTGAATCAGCTTGGGAGTTCGTTAAAGGACACTTAGCTCAGCTAGCTACCTTTATTGGGAAAAAGGGTGAGGCAGCTGTAGATGTGGAGAGAACCCCTCGCATTCTATTTGATCGGATGGTTGCTTACCATGTTCGTAATGCTTACCCTGTACCAGTCTCATCAGCAGAGTTCCAAGAGCAAATTGCACAGCGATTCCCAATGCTTGACGGTATGGTTTTCTTAGATACACAAGTAGCAGAGTATAATAAAAAGAGAATTCTCGTCAAAGAGTTTACTCAGTTGAATTTATTTGTCTCGGACGAGAACAGTGCTATTGAATGGTTGAGACAACAACTAATGAAAAAACCACAAACCTATCAGGAATTGCATCCTAACTTCATGAAAGAGATTCAACACATCGATAAGCACGAAGCATTACCAGAGTTAATTGATTTGCTCAACCAAAACTTTTTACGCTATGAAGGAGATGGAGACATCCCAGATCAAATCCATAGCTACTTAAATAGAAACTTTCGCTCTCTAGAGAAAGATGATCCCAAGCGTGTGGAAAAGGCAATGGATCGTTGGTATGTACCAGATCCAAATAAACAAGCAGACTTGGAAAAACTGCGCGAGAAAGCGTTGCTTCGAGAGTTCAATACGTATTTAGAAGAACTTGAAAAGAACAAAAGAAAGATGAAAGTGTTCCGCACTGAAGCGATCCGAGCCGGTTTTAAGAAAGCTTGGAGCGAAAAGAATTATGAAACGATTGTCAAAGTAGGAGATCGTTTGCCAGAGAAAATCATAAACGAAGATGACAAGTTGCTTATGTACTTCAACAACGCTCAGGTTCGTCTAGGACTATAG
- a CDS encoding DUF6079 family protein, with translation MYYRDLIQFQPLESIVKLREADNREKAFEMLDTYVISERMAEQLDEILIEQLQFERFVDNKGILIVGNYGTGKSHLMGVISTIAEIDGASEHLSNPKVAAKAKEIEGKFKVIRTEMSSTKMSLRDFICGELEDHLAEMGVDYEFPPIEKVRSNKDNLIEMMGTFHEEYPDHGLLLVVDELLDYLHSRNDQDRFLDLGFLREIGEICNHTKFRFIAGIQEMLFDNPKFQFVSDQLRRVKERFEQVSIVREDLAYVASQRLLKKDDKQKALIREHLQKFTKLYGKLNEELEQYVELFPIHPSYLSTFENVMVTEKRVALKTISSEIKKLLDQQVPNDQPGLVSYDSYWTYMEDDKSLKSNPDIRNVMNRVKTLKDRVQHSKIPGIYRPISERIINALAVFRLTTDDIQSKIGLTSEELRDGLFLYMTVMDDDDDAAGFLRTNIEAALREILKAVSYQFISVNEDNGQFYIDLEKVTDFDALIREKAEVLSDTQLDRYFFELFSRVTENSRDSYTTGYRIWQYELPWYDRNVTRQGYLFFGAPNERSTAQPERDFYLYVLQPFDPPKFQDEKKPDEVFFKFINKDPEFIDKLKLYAAAREMSASAESRQKKTYEDKAQTYMKYCTTWFIQNMPTAFKMTYQGITKKLGEWSTFAHHKASVKEIMDEAAADCLDSWFNDRYPDYPSFKKVDTPITHESLKGYVAEALRNIADPKTKNGKAILNGLVLLDQKEKVDPRNSGYTRWILDLLDQKGHGQVINNSELIETAYQHGTQTHQLSSNFKLEPELLLVVLSALVYSGDIVITINGTTYDALKLDQLVKLPLQQLLDFTHIKKPSELPLREWEGIFELLNVNTSLLRTALETGITQAHTKVDVLINEVLTMNRELVQGIVSWDGQSLTSTTDQERLDQFKQFLEGLQKFNTPAKAKNLRYSLAEIQEQKATLEKLEQLQELKKKVQEWTKLAQYLVNAQNLLPTSHEWQKKANEALQELLVALKNGRNGRAELRQAEDLKKEYQIIYLDLHNKARLNATEENQKMQLLQDQRYIVLNQLQIIRIIPKTHLESWQNRIQSLQICYQLTRDKLDHNVQCPFCKFRPANDTMPKTTLDELEDELQTLLDQWTQLLVNNIETEEMKENIELLSPEQQDLVHMFLSQKALDLPVDSRFLQAIKELLQGIDRVQIPVDHVIQMMGDGAPLTLAELRKRFDQLITAYVGSQPKTNVRIMLDKEEE, from the coding sequence TTGTATTATCGTGACTTAATCCAATTTCAACCTTTAGAATCGATTGTAAAACTTCGAGAAGCTGATAATAGAGAAAAGGCCTTTGAGATGTTGGATACATACGTAATTTCAGAGAGAATGGCTGAGCAGTTAGATGAAATACTGATCGAGCAATTACAGTTTGAAAGATTTGTTGATAATAAAGGGATTCTTATCGTCGGGAACTACGGAACAGGTAAATCACACTTGATGGGTGTTATTTCTACGATTGCTGAAATAGATGGAGCAAGTGAACACCTATCAAATCCAAAAGTAGCTGCTAAGGCAAAAGAAATCGAAGGAAAGTTTAAAGTGATTCGCACAGAGATGAGTTCTACGAAGATGTCTCTGCGTGATTTTATTTGTGGTGAGTTAGAAGATCACTTAGCAGAAATGGGTGTAGATTATGAGTTCCCACCAATTGAGAAGGTACGTAGCAACAAGGATAACTTAATAGAGATGATGGGAACATTTCACGAAGAATACCCAGATCATGGTCTATTATTAGTAGTCGACGAGTTGCTTGACTACCTACATTCAAGAAATGATCAGGATCGTTTCTTAGATCTCGGTTTTTTACGTGAAATCGGTGAGATCTGTAATCATACCAAATTCCGATTCATTGCTGGGATTCAGGAGATGCTCTTTGATAACCCAAAATTCCAATTTGTATCTGATCAGCTTCGTCGTGTGAAAGAACGATTTGAACAAGTAAGTATCGTTCGTGAAGATTTAGCTTATGTTGCTTCACAACGTCTATTAAAGAAAGATGATAAACAAAAGGCTCTTATTCGGGAACATTTACAGAAGTTCACTAAACTATATGGCAAATTAAATGAAGAACTAGAACAATATGTAGAGCTATTCCCGATTCACCCTTCGTATTTGTCTACCTTTGAAAATGTGATGGTGACAGAGAAAAGGGTAGCATTAAAAACAATAAGTAGTGAAATTAAGAAGCTTCTTGATCAACAAGTACCTAATGACCAACCTGGTTTAGTCTCCTATGATAGCTACTGGACTTACATGGAGGATGATAAATCTCTAAAGAGTAACCCAGATATCCGTAATGTAATGAATCGGGTAAAAACCTTGAAAGATCGAGTGCAACACTCTAAAATTCCAGGAATATATCGCCCCATATCCGAACGGATTATTAATGCTTTGGCAGTATTCCGTCTTACTACGGATGATATTCAGTCTAAGATTGGCCTAACATCTGAAGAATTACGTGATGGACTCTTCCTGTATATGACTGTGATGGACGATGACGATGACGCTGCTGGTTTCTTACGAACCAATATAGAAGCTGCTCTGAGAGAGATCTTGAAAGCAGTAAGCTATCAATTTATCTCAGTTAATGAAGATAACGGGCAGTTTTATATTGATTTAGAAAAAGTAACAGATTTTGATGCGTTAATTCGAGAAAAAGCAGAAGTATTGTCAGATACACAACTAGATCGTTATTTCTTTGAACTGTTTAGTAGAGTAACAGAGAACTCTAGGGATTCTTATACAACGGGTTATCGTATCTGGCAGTATGAGCTACCTTGGTATGATCGGAATGTAACCCGCCAAGGATATCTTTTCTTTGGAGCACCCAATGAACGTTCTACGGCTCAGCCCGAACGAGATTTCTATCTTTATGTTTTGCAGCCTTTTGATCCTCCGAAGTTTCAAGATGAGAAGAAACCTGACGAAGTCTTTTTTAAATTTATCAATAAAGACCCAGAGTTTATCGACAAATTAAAGCTCTATGCTGCAGCTAGAGAGATGAGTGCTAGTGCGGAGAGCAGACAGAAGAAAACATATGAGGATAAAGCACAAACATATATGAAGTATTGTACAACGTGGTTTATCCAAAACATGCCAACCGCTTTTAAAATGACTTATCAAGGTATCACAAAGAAGCTTGGTGAATGGAGTACCTTTGCACATCATAAAGCTTCAGTAAAAGAAATTATGGATGAAGCAGCAGCGGATTGCTTGGATTCATGGTTTAATGATCGGTATCCAGACTATCCATCATTTAAAAAAGTAGATACTCCTATTACTCATGAAAGTTTAAAAGGCTATGTAGCAGAAGCACTTCGCAATATTGCTGATCCCAAAACCAAGAATGGAAAAGCGATCTTGAATGGTCTTGTGTTACTAGATCAAAAAGAGAAAGTGGATCCTAGAAATTCTGGATATACACGATGGATTCTCGATTTATTAGATCAAAAAGGGCATGGACAAGTGATAAACAATTCCGAGTTGATTGAAACGGCATATCAACATGGAACACAGACACACCAACTATCCTCCAATTTTAAATTAGAACCAGAGCTTCTCTTAGTAGTGCTTTCAGCATTGGTTTATAGTGGAGACATTGTCATTACCATAAACGGAACTACGTATGATGCTTTGAAATTGGATCAGCTAGTGAAATTGCCACTGCAACAGCTGCTTGATTTTACTCACATTAAAAAACCGAGTGAACTTCCGCTTCGTGAGTGGGAAGGGATCTTTGAACTACTAAATGTGAATACGAGCCTTTTACGTACAGCTTTAGAGACAGGGATTACACAGGCTCACACAAAAGTTGATGTCTTAATTAATGAAGTACTAACAATGAATCGAGAGCTTGTCCAAGGAATTGTCTCCTGGGATGGACAATCACTTACTTCCACTACAGATCAGGAGCGATTGGATCAATTCAAACAGTTCTTGGAGGGACTGCAAAAGTTCAATACCCCTGCAAAAGCGAAAAACTTACGCTACAGCTTAGCAGAGATTCAGGAACAAAAAGCTACCCTAGAAAAACTAGAACAGCTTCAAGAATTGAAAAAGAAAGTACAAGAGTGGACCAAGCTAGCACAGTATTTGGTTAATGCTCAAAATCTGTTACCAACTAGTCATGAGTGGCAAAAGAAAGCAAATGAGGCATTACAAGAATTGTTAGTAGCATTAAAGAATGGAAGAAATGGTAGAGCAGAACTAAGACAGGCGGAAGATCTAAAAAAGGAATACCAGATTATTTACCTAGATCTGCATAATAAAGCGCGATTGAATGCTACAGAAGAAAACCAGAAGATGCAACTATTGCAAGATCAGCGCTATATTGTCTTGAACCAACTACAAATAATCCGGATTATCCCAAAAACACATCTGGAATCCTGGCAAAACAGAATCCAATCTCTACAAATTTGCTACCAGCTAACCAGAGATAAATTGGACCATAATGTGCAATGCCCATTCTGCAAATTTCGTCCGGCTAACGATACAATGCCAAAAACGACATTGGATGAATTAGAGGATGAATTGCAAACTCTTCTGGATCAGTGGACACAGTTGCTAGTTAATAACATAGAGACAGAAGAGATGAAGGAAAACATCGAGCTATTATCCCCAGAGCAACAAGATCTCGTCCATATGTTTCTATCTCAGAAGGCACTAGATTTGCCAGTGGATTCACGATTCCTACAAGCAATCAAGGAGCTATTACAAGGAATTGATCGTGTTCAAATCCCAGTAGATCATGTGATTCAGATGATGGGAGACGGAGCTCCGCTTACCCTCGCAGAACTGCGGAAACGATTTGATCAGTTAATCACTGCTTATGTGGGATCTCAACCCAAAACCAATGTTCGAATTATGTTAGACAAAGAGGAGGAATAA
- the brxF gene encoding BREX-3 system P-loop-containing protein BrxF, translating to MIKVLVEQLEENLEEVKQYREQLIFLAGNYVKYDFQALSRDLNINYINVDLEFSRMLLEISQKVRARKAPSIFKDLFLDTNDSIFLLDHIEILFEASLQLDPGKLLEDISREYILIVPWYGNETDSYLIHAELGHPEYFKYLKSEVIVNSC from the coding sequence ATGATAAAAGTACTTGTCGAACAATTAGAAGAAAATTTAGAAGAAGTGAAGCAGTATCGAGAACAATTAATCTTCCTTGCAGGAAATTATGTAAAATATGATTTTCAAGCGCTTTCAAGAGATTTAAATATCAATTATATCAATGTTGACTTAGAATTTAGTAGAATGTTACTAGAAATATCTCAGAAGGTCCGAGCTAGGAAAGCACCAAGTATATTCAAGGACTTATTTTTAGATACAAATGATTCTATTTTTTTATTAGATCATATTGAAATCCTTTTTGAAGCATCCTTACAGTTGGATCCAGGGAAGCTATTAGAAGATATCAGTAGAGAGTATATATTAATCGTTCCCTGGTACGGAAATGAAACAGACTCGTATCTCATTCATGCAGAACTGGGTCATCCAGAGTACTTTAAATACCTTAAGAGTGAGGTTATCGTTAATTCTTGTTAG
- a CDS encoding DUF4145 domain-containing protein: MSDNILRSRLYCRNCQIKQLHELVMNQDNQPLKYVETKKKKVKHRHNQDITELDAAKEVSLAASNSIHEEVECLFYDKYVIVKCRGCGETVSFVKMTTNELAIESVEEGKDPYTYKIYPEPPRRKYRLQGKYSFQHVPQWIKELRNEVVRAFEQGAILLSLAGLRMVTEAICKQHIDIISSGIDSNIEPIPNNLSLQKMIDILLDHNIITKPHHVILQKVRVLGNKAVHQFTSQDRDLIHIAIEVLDNLLYNVFDLEQSKLAQNDNFTF, translated from the coding sequence ATGTCAGACAATATCTTACGTTCCAGATTATATTGTAGAAATTGCCAGATTAAGCAGCTACATGAATTGGTGATGAATCAAGATAATCAACCTTTAAAATATGTAGAAACTAAGAAGAAAAAAGTAAAACATCGTCATAACCAAGATATTACAGAGTTAGATGCAGCTAAGGAAGTATCCTTAGCTGCATCTAACTCAATTCACGAAGAAGTAGAATGTCTATTTTATGATAAATATGTAATTGTCAAATGCCGCGGATGTGGTGAAACAGTTTCTTTTGTAAAAATGACGACAAATGAATTAGCTATAGAAAGTGTAGAGGAAGGAAAGGACCCGTATACTTACAAGATATATCCTGAACCACCTAGAAGAAAGTATCGCCTTCAAGGGAAATATTCTTTCCAACATGTTCCACAGTGGATTAAAGAACTCCGAAATGAAGTGGTCAGGGCTTTTGAACAAGGTGCGATATTACTTTCCTTAGCAGGATTACGTATGGTTACTGAGGCGATTTGTAAACAGCATATCGATATTATATCATCCGGAATTGATTCAAATATCGAACCAATTCCAAATAACTTGAGTTTACAAAAGATGATCGATATTTTACTTGATCATAACATTATCACTAAACCACATCATGTCATACTACAGAAGGTAAGGGTACTCGGAAATAAAGCTGTGCATCAATTTACCAGCCAAGATCGAGATCTAATTCATATAGCAATCGAAGTTTTAGATAATCTTTTGTACAATGTTTTTGATTTGGAGCAGTCAAAATTGGCTCAAAATGACAATTTTACCTTTTAA
- a CDS encoding PD-(D/E)XK nuclease family protein has product MSNEEVLEFIKEAFEENYELMRLEGGHSITNEAKERALQQVLLYWEKLHDLAEQVTDTEITLTLPEQTTPEGRKYTIQGVVDIVQANDETTMYDVKTHDLDTVQGSIEHYEGQLNIYSYIWKNLRQQPLDSAAIIATGQTEELKQAYRTENLQVIQQAVDAWEPVVEIPIETKNVHHTIEQFGKVVDCIESNRFQAPHWEKLKQPVVARKNVPFGTHVCRNCDARFSCDAFKQYVSDKEGISNGRYVEFLDNYGDEQDRIEWIKANMEEETETDNKDENSSKHLGIAARAFATGMFARYGYDVSVRYGAESSEYDLIIAKGAKILKVAVKASQDGDWGIVPSGEEDVSFEEVFDAWLAEQDLQMVYCLVQFQDVGMDQLPGIYLASPEEVAEKLKAVGDRRMEEVPEEWRFSGERVEEMFG; this is encoded by the coding sequence ATGAGCAACGAGGAAGTGCTGGAATTTATCAAAGAAGCGTTTGAAGAAAATTATGAGCTGATGCGTTTGGAAGGAGGTCACTCCATCACCAATGAGGCAAAAGAGCGGGCATTGCAACAAGTATTGCTCTATTGGGAGAAACTGCATGACCTGGCGGAGCAAGTAACCGATACGGAAATCACGCTCACCCTCCCGGAACAGACTACACCGGAGGGAAGAAAATACACCATCCAGGGCGTAGTAGACATTGTTCAGGCAAATGACGAAACTACCATGTACGATGTAAAAACCCATGATCTCGACACCGTCCAAGGGAGCATCGAGCATTATGAAGGACAGCTCAACATCTACTCCTATATCTGGAAAAATCTACGCCAACAACCACTCGACAGCGCAGCCATCATCGCTACCGGTCAGACAGAGGAACTAAAACAAGCCTACCGCACAGAAAATCTGCAAGTGATCCAACAAGCGGTCGATGCGTGGGAACCAGTCGTCGAAATACCCATTGAGACAAAAAACGTCCACCACACCATCGAACAGTTTGGCAAAGTGGTCGACTGCATCGAATCCAATCGATTCCAAGCACCTCATTGGGAAAAACTGAAACAACCAGTCGTAGCGAGGAAAAATGTCCCTTTTGGTACTCACGTCTGTAGGAACTGTGATGCGAGATTTTCCTGTGATGCTTTTAAACAATATGTCTCAGATAAAGAAGGGATCTCGAATGGAAGGTATGTTGAATTTCTCGACAACTATGGAGATGAGCAGGATCGGATCGAGTGGATCAAGGCAAATATGGAGGAAGAAACAGAGACCGATAACAAAGATGAGAACAGCTCCAAGCACTTAGGGATTGCTGCAAGAGCCTTTGCCACAGGGATGTTTGCCAGATACGGATATGATGTCTCGGTGCGGTATGGAGCGGAATCATCCGAGTATGATCTGATCATTGCCAAAGGAGCCAAGATCCTCAAAGTTGCGGTGAAAGCAAGCCAAGATGGGGATTGGGGTATTGTACCTTCTGGTGAGGAAGATGTGAGTTTTGAGGAAGTATTCGATGCGTGGTTGGCGGAGCAGGATTTGCAGATGGTATATTGTTTGGTGCAATTTCAGGATGTAGGGATGGATCAGCTGCCTGGGATCTATTTGGCTAGTCCGGAGGAAGTGGCGGAGAAGCTCAAGGCGGTTGGTGATAGGAGAATGGAGGAAGTACCAGAGGAGTGGAGGTTTAGTGGGGAGCGGGTAGAGGAGATGTTTGGGTAG